From one Solanum lycopersicum chromosome 12, SLM_r2.1 genomic stretch:
- the LOC101267781 gene encoding protein STRICTOSIDINE SYNTHASE-LIKE 11-like: MASMKRPIIFIIFCFPIAYSQMVMKPLFPFKKLQLPSGTVGPEAIAFDLLGNGPYTSVADGRVLKYQGPRIGFIDFATTSPLRTKEVCNGKNDPNLLITCGRPLGLGFYYRSGDLYIADINYGLLVVGRNGGPARQLVTGIDGKPFAFTNAVDIDQLNGVVYFTDSGPLFRATRNITLILESKDTTGRLFKYDIRTNKVTLLLSGLAGPVGVAVSLDGSYVLVTELIANRIKRFWVRGTRANTSQEFTNLNGYPDNIKRTILGDYWVAVNIVNNQSMTPPKFSFAQKINVLGNVFVSLNLSTQYRNSISEVQEKFGRLYIGSLEEDFVGVYGV, translated from the exons ATGGCAAGTATGAAGAGAccaataatattcataatattttgttttcccATTGCTTATTCTCAAATGGTTATGAAACCATTATTTCCATTTAAAAAGCTCCAACTCCCTTCAGGAACAGTAGGCCCTGAAGCCATCGCTTTTGATCTTTTAGGCAATGGACCATACACAAGTGTGGCAGATGGCAGAGTACTCAAATACCAAGGCCCACGTATTGGCTTCATCGATTTCGCTACAACATCACCattaag GACCAAGGAAGTATGTAATGGGAAAAATGACCCAAATTTACTAATCACATGTGGAAGACCCCTTGGCCTTGGGTTTTACTATAGAAGTGGTGATCTCTACATAGCTGACATCAATTATGGGCTCTTGGTTGTTGGACGAAACGGAGGCCCCGCTAGACAACTTGTTACGGGCATCGATGGCAAACCTTTTGCCTTTACAAACGCGGTAGACATCGATCAATTGAATGGAGTCGTCTATTTTACAGATTCCGGACCACTATTTCGCGCCACCAG GAACATAACTTTGATCCTTGAAAGCAAAGATACAACAGGGAGATTATTCAAGTATGACATAAGAACAAATAAGGTCACATTACTACTAAGTGGACTAGCAGGGCCAGTAGGAGTGGCAGTCAGTTTAGATGGTTCATATGTACTTGTCACAGAATTAATAGCCAACAGAATCAAGAGATTTTGGGTGAGAGGCACAAGAGCCAATACATCACAAGAATTTACTAACTTGAATGGATATCCAGATAACATTAAGAGGACAATTTTAGGGGACTATTGGGTGGCGGTAAACATTGTCAACAATCAATCAATGACTCCACCCAAGTTTTCATTTGCGCAAAAGATTAATGTGCTTGGGAATGTTTTCGTTTCGCTGAATCTATCGACTCAGTATCGTAATTCCATAAGTGAAGTTCAAGAAAAATTTGGTAGACTCTATATAGGGTCTTTAGAGGAAGACTTTGTAGGTGTTTATGGAGTTTGA